The following proteins are co-located in the Mesorhizobium sp. M1E.F.Ca.ET.045.02.1.1 genome:
- the era gene encoding GTPase Era, producing MERDMTGTEAPETPATRSGFVALIGAPNAGKSTLVNQLVGAKVSIVTHKVQTTRAIVRGIATHENAQIVFVDTPGIFKPKRRLDTAMVTTAWGGAKDADVVVLLIDAERGIKGDADAILDRLKDVQQPMLLVLNKVDRVKPETLLALASAANERVPFKRTFMVSALTGSGCKDLLDYLAETLPAGPWYYPEDQISDLPMRQLAAEITREKLYLRLHQELPYSSHIETEKWEEKKDGSVRIEQVIYVERDSQKKIVLGHKGETIRAIGQAARAEIAEILEQKVHLFLFVKVRENWGDDPERYREMGLEFPH from the coding sequence GTGGAGCGCGACATGACCGGCACCGAAGCCCCTGAAACACCCGCTACGCGTTCCGGCTTCGTCGCGCTGATCGGCGCGCCCAATGCCGGCAAGTCGACGCTGGTCAACCAGCTGGTCGGCGCCAAGGTGTCGATCGTCACCCACAAGGTGCAGACAACCCGCGCGATCGTGCGCGGCATCGCCACGCATGAGAACGCGCAGATCGTCTTCGTCGACACGCCCGGCATCTTCAAGCCGAAGCGCCGGCTGGACACGGCGATGGTCACCACCGCCTGGGGCGGCGCCAAGGATGCCGATGTCGTCGTGCTTCTGATCGATGCCGAACGCGGCATCAAGGGCGATGCCGACGCCATCCTCGACCGGCTGAAGGACGTCCAGCAGCCGATGCTGCTCGTCCTCAACAAGGTCGACCGGGTCAAGCCGGAGACGCTTCTGGCGCTGGCATCGGCAGCAAACGAAAGAGTTCCGTTCAAGCGCACCTTCATGGTTTCGGCGCTCACCGGCTCCGGCTGCAAGGACCTGCTCGACTATCTTGCCGAGACGCTGCCGGCCGGGCCCTGGTATTATCCGGAAGACCAGATATCCGACCTGCCGATGCGCCAGCTCGCGGCCGAGATCACCCGCGAGAAACTCTATCTGAGACTCCATCAGGAGCTTCCCTATTCCTCGCATATCGAGACCGAGAAATGGGAGGAGAAGAAGGACGGCTCGGTGCGGATCGAGCAGGTCATCTATGTCGAGCGCGACAGCCAGAAGAAGATCGTGCTCGGCCACAAGGGCGAGACGATCCGCGCCATCGGCCAGGCCGCGCGCGCCGAGATCGCCGAGATCCTCGAGCAAAAGGTGCATCTCTTCCTGTTCGTGAAGGTGCGCGAGAACTGGGGCGACGACCCCGAGCGCTATCGCGAGATGGGGCTGGAGTTTCCGCACTGA
- the rnc gene encoding ribonuclease III, which translates to MAATKRLTADALAEALFERTGHAFADRQRLQRALTHASARSTHAGVDYERFEFLGDRVLGLVVADMLLAAFPDAAEGELSLRLNALVNAEALSEIAGEIGLPELIRAGSDVRNLDGRKRTNLRADALESLIAVLYLDGGLEAARAFIHRYWQPRSQATGAARRDAKTELQEWAHQAAAGAVPTYRVDGREGPDHDPLFTVSVKVGSFAPAIGSGRSKREAEQAAAAVLLLREGVWSAT; encoded by the coding sequence ATGGCGGCCACCAAGCGTTTGACCGCCGATGCCCTCGCCGAAGCGCTTTTCGAGCGCACCGGCCACGCCTTCGCCGACCGCCAGCGTCTGCAGCGCGCGCTGACTCATGCCAGCGCGCGCTCGACCCATGCCGGCGTCGACTACGAACGCTTCGAATTCCTGGGCGACCGCGTTCTCGGCCTTGTCGTGGCCGACATGCTGCTGGCGGCCTTTCCCGATGCCGCCGAGGGCGAGCTGTCGCTGCGCCTCAACGCGCTGGTCAACGCCGAGGCGCTTTCCGAGATCGCCGGGGAGATCGGCCTGCCGGAATTGATCCGCGCCGGCTCCGACGTGCGCAATCTCGACGGCCGCAAGCGAACCAATCTGCGCGCCGACGCGCTGGAGTCGCTGATTGCCGTGCTTTACCTGGATGGTGGCCTTGAGGCTGCCCGCGCGTTCATCCACCGCTATTGGCAGCCGCGCTCGCAGGCGACAGGCGCCGCCCGCCGCGACGCCAAGACCGAATTGCAGGAATGGGCGCATCAGGCGGCTGCCGGCGCGGTTCCGACCTACCGGGTGGATGGTCGCGAAGGCCCCGACCACGATCCGCTGTTCACCGTCAGCGTGAAAGTCGGTTCCTTTGCGCCGGCGATCGGCAGCGGCCGTTCCAAGCGCGAGGCGGAACAGGCAGCGGCGGCGGTGCTGTTGCTGCGCGAAGGCGTGTGGAGCGCGACATGA
- the lepB gene encoding signal peptidase I — MSVAEKSQKKSGGLGETFSVIIQALLLALVIRTLLFQPFSIPSGSMRPTLLEGDYLFVTKWAYGYSRYSLPFGPNIFSGRIWGSEPKRGDVVVFKFPPDPSVDYIKRVVGLPGDKILVKDGQLFINGTAVPREKVGQIDNPDITEVDRPVDVYRETLPNGVTYDTLDLTPNSIGDNTREFDVPPGHYFMMGDNRDNSSDSRFTVGFVPAENLVGRANVIFFSIADGASPLEIWKWPSLMRAGRLFHLVH; from the coding sequence ATGAGCGTGGCTGAAAAATCGCAGAAGAAATCCGGCGGGCTTGGTGAAACCTTCTCCGTCATCATCCAGGCTCTGCTGCTCGCGCTTGTCATCCGCACGTTGCTGTTCCAGCCCTTCTCCATCCCGTCCGGTTCGATGCGGCCGACGCTGCTCGAGGGCGACTATCTGTTCGTCACCAAATGGGCCTATGGCTATTCGCGCTATTCGCTGCCCTTCGGCCCCAACATTTTCTCCGGCCGCATCTGGGGCTCGGAGCCCAAGCGCGGCGACGTGGTGGTGTTCAAGTTCCCGCCGGATCCGTCCGTCGACTACATCAAGCGCGTCGTCGGCCTGCCCGGCGACAAGATCCTGGTCAAGGACGGCCAGCTCTTCATCAACGGCACCGCCGTGCCGCGCGAAAAGGTCGGCCAGATCGACAATCCCGATATCACCGAGGTCGACCGTCCCGTCGACGTCTATCGCGAGACGCTGCCCAACGGCGTCACCTACGACACGCTCGACCTGACGCCCAATTCGATCGGCGACAACACACGCGAGTTCGACGTGCCGCCCGGTCACTATTTCATGATGGGCGACAATCGCGACAATTCCTCCGACAGCCGCTTCACCGTCGGTTTCGTGCCGGCCGAGAACCTTGTCGGCCGTGCCAACGTCATCTTCTTCTCGATCGCCGACGGCGCAAGCCCGTTGGAAATCTGGAAGTGGCCGTCGCTGATGCGCGCCGGACGCCTGTTCCATCTCGTCCACTAA
- the acpS gene encoding holo-ACP synthase — MIIGIGSDLIDTRRIEKSLERHGQRFIQRIYTEVEQAKSEGRAARAASYAKRFAAKEACAKALGTGMAEGVFWRDMGVVNLPSGAPTMALTGGAAARLEKILPKGHRALIHLTITDDFPLAQAFVIIEAVPAEQAPH, encoded by the coding sequence ATGATCATCGGCATCGGCAGCGACCTGATAGACACCAGACGCATCGAGAAGTCGCTGGAGCGGCACGGCCAGCGCTTTATCCAGCGCATCTACACCGAGGTCGAGCAGGCCAAATCCGAAGGCCGCGCGGCCCGCGCCGCCTCCTACGCCAAGCGCTTCGCCGCCAAGGAGGCCTGCGCCAAGGCGCTGGGCACCGGCATGGCCGAGGGTGTGTTCTGGCGCGACATGGGCGTGGTCAACCTGCCGAGCGGCGCGCCGACCATGGCTCTGACCGGAGGCGCCGCGGCAAGGCTGGAGAAAATCCTGCCCAAGGGCCACCGCGCGCTGATCCACCTCACCATCACCGATGATTTTCCGCTTGCTCAAGCCTTTGTGATCATCGAGGCAGTGCCCGCCGAACAAGCGCCACATTGA
- a CDS encoding DUF2062 domain-containing protein, whose product MLFRRREPDGLLERLRTYLWPRRSFSRSVQYFSKRILRLKATPHSVAAGVAAGVFASFFPLGFHFVIAAVLCWVIAGNLVAAALGAVFFGNPLTFPLLWGASWETGKLILHERLPKHGPPEHLGEMMQTLSFGKLWHPILEPMLLGAVPLGLVFGLIFYGITRWGMTVFREQRKRRMAERAEKAKRAGGREVPAE is encoded by the coding sequence CGAGAGCCTGATGGCCTCCTGGAGCGGTTGCGTACCTATCTGTGGCCGCGCCGTTCGTTCTCGCGCTCTGTGCAATATTTCTCCAAGCGCATCCTGCGGCTGAAGGCGACGCCCCATTCCGTCGCGGCCGGCGTCGCGGCGGGCGTTTTCGCGTCCTTCTTCCCGCTTGGCTTCCATTTCGTCATCGCCGCCGTGCTCTGCTGGGTGATCGCCGGCAATCTGGTGGCGGCGGCGCTGGGCGCAGTGTTCTTCGGCAATCCGCTGACCTTCCCGCTGCTTTGGGGCGCATCCTGGGAAACGGGCAAGCTCATCCTGCATGAACGTCTGCCCAAGCACGGCCCGCCCGAACATCTCGGCGAAATGATGCAAACGCTTTCCTTCGGCAAGTTGTGGCATCCGATCCTGGAGCCGATGCTCCTCGGCGCGGTGCCGCTTGGCCTGGTCTTCGGACTCATCTTCTATGGCATCACCCGCTGGGGAATGACCGTGTTTCGCGAGCAGCGGAAGCGGCGCATGGCCGAGCGGGCCGAGAAGGCCAAGCGCGCTGGCGGGCGGGAAGTTCCCGCGGAATGA